One genomic window of Anthonomus grandis grandis chromosome 3, icAntGran1.3, whole genome shotgun sequence includes the following:
- the LOC126734434 gene encoding galactoside alpha-(1,2)-fucosyltransferase 2-like: MGIKQSFLKLFFLLIFLLGVIIIIVLYYVSSKVEKPYKIKKEKVGFLYTFEDLDRQLCEGKSKFNLEQKMNIRSDDIDCPKRGIVSFCPGGRTGNQIWEYASVWAVSRVTGLDAYIPSCIKTTLNEIFENLTLPSFKEIAHCPIQFNKFVKWSWNWSSQNQSIILPRWVVLSEMVPPFIDDIVEEFHFTKAIRDKAQQTILTFVNKLPRKNYTFIGVHVRRTDYKYFLKKRFNLSLVGPKFFYNAMDYYKRKYPNCLFVFVSDDPTWCYKEFGKLPDVFIASYHSKHAPAVDMAIMSACNHSIFDYGTFGEWGALLAGGEVVFNNVTQNVMRKFEKTMKNWHLMSR, from the exons ATGGGGATAAAGCAGTcatttttaaaactctttttcttattaattttccttttaggagtgattattattattgtacttTATTACGTGAGCAGTAAAGTAGAGAaaccttataaaataaaaaaagagaaagttgGGTTTTTGTACACTTTTGAAGATCTGGACCGTCAGTTGTGTGAAGGTAAGAGCAAGTTTAACTTGGagcaaaaaatgaatattaGAAGTGACGATATAGATTGTCCTAAAAGAGGAATTGTTTCTTTTTGCCCAGGAGGAAGGACTG gaAACCAAATATGGGAATACGCCTCCGTATGGGCAGTATCCAGAGTAACAGGTCTGGACGCTTATATCCCAAGCTGTATCAAAACAACTCTGAATGAAATATTTGAGAATCTTACTTTGCCATCTTTTAAAGAAATCGCTCATTGTCCCATACAGTTTAACAAGTTCGTTAAATGGTCTTGGAACTGGTCTTCTCAAAATCAG AGTATTATCTTGCCGCGTTGGGTCGTATTATCCGAAATGGTACCACCGTTCATAGACGACATAGTGGAAGAGTTCCACTTTACCAAAGCGATTAGAGACAAGGCACAACAAACCATACTGACATTTGTAAATAAACTTCCTCgcaaaaattatacttttatcGGAGTACACGTGAGGCGAACggactataaatattttttgaaaaagag aTTTAACTTATCCCTAGTGGGCCCCAAATTCTTCTACAACGCTATGGACTACTACAAACGAAAATACCCCAACTGCCTTTTCGTTTTCGTTAGTGACGATCCAACGTGGTGCTATAAAGAGTTCGGAAAACTTCCTGATGTTTTTATTGCCTCATACCATTCCAAGCATGCTCCAGCAGTAGATATGGCTATTATGTCCGCCTGCAATCACTCCATCTTCGATTATGGCACTTTTGGCGAGTGGGGCGCCCTATTGGCCGGAGGCGAAGTAGTTTTCAATAATGTGACGCAGAACGTTATGAGAAAATTCGAGAAAACGATGAAAAATTGGCACTTGATGTCCCGATAA
- the LOC126734435 gene encoding galactoside 2-alpha-L-fucosyltransferase SEC1-like: protein MLNPNRNILFKATILALCVISLVHVFFFPIYESRGLAPRTYGDLEQSLCTNNIKRRKIWRLSRCPQDGIVTIMQGGRLGNQMWEYASVWAVARRTGLDPYMPRCVKLKLDQIFEQLTVPAFEEIAHCPIEFNTFVKSIEEWTFTNQSIILPRYTLQPELVLTWVQDIVQEFRFRKKLREKAQQTLLTFARKLPPRNYTFIGVHVRRTDYIGYLQRKYNSTPVKPQFFQNAMAYYKRKYPNCLYIFLSDDPGWCFKEFGKRRDVYVASYKSKNTPAVDMAIMAACNHTIFDYGTFGEWGSILAGGEVVYNNMTQNIKKGTGRILKNWVFMD, encoded by the exons ATGCTCAACCCAAACCGAAACATCCTCTTTAAGGCCACCATCTTAGCGTTGTGCGTCATTTCATTGGTACACGTATTCTTTTTCCCTATCTATGAGAGTAGGGGATTGGCCCCTAGAACCTACGGGGACCTCGAGCAGAGCCTGTGCACCAACAATATCAAGAGACGTAAAATCTGGAGGTTGAGCCGGTGCCCCCAAGATGGCATTGTTACCATAATGCAAGGCGGTAGATTAG gaAATCAGATGTGGGAATATGCCTCAGTATGGGCAGTTGCAAGAAGAACGGGCCTGGATCCGTATATGCCACGGTGCGTCAAGTTGAAACTGGACCAAATCTTCGAACAACTCACTGTGCCGGCTTTCGAGGAAATCGCACACTGCCCCATAGAATTTAACACCTTCGTTAAAAGTATTGAGGAATGGACTTTTACTAATCAg AGTATAATTTTGCCGCGCTACACCCTGCAACCTGAGCTGGTATTAACATGGGTCCAAGATATAGTACAGGAGTTTAGGTTCAGAAAGAAGCTCAGGGAAAAGGCGCAACAGACGTTGTTGACGTTTGCAAGGAAACTACCTCCCAGGAATTATACTTTTATCGGAGTACATGTCAGACGGACGGATTATATTGGATATTTGCAAAG aaaatacaattcgaCGCCGGTAAAAccccaatttttccaaaacgCTATGGCCTACTACAAACGAAAATACCCCAACTGCCTCTACATTTTCCTCAGTGACGATCCCGGGTGGTGTTTTAAGGAATTCGGGAAACGGCGTGACGTGTATGTCGCCTCGTACAAATCGAAAAATACCCCGGCCGTAGATATGGCGATAATGGCGGCCTGTAATCACACCATTTTCGATTATGGTACTTTTGGTGAATGGGGTTCGATTTTGGCCGGGGGTGAAGTCGTCTACAACAATATGACGCAGAATATCAAAAAGGGAACGGggagaattttgaaaaattgggtttttatgGACTGA